A genomic segment from Vicia villosa cultivar HV-30 ecotype Madison, WI unplaced genomic scaffold, Vvil1.0 ctg.000218F_1_1, whole genome shotgun sequence encodes:
- the LOC131625472 gene encoding uncharacterized mitochondrial protein AtMg00810-like, with the protein MEKDGKLMIAQIYVDDIVFGGRSYQMVEHFVKQAQSKIEMSLVGELNYFLGLQVKQMDDYIFISQSKCVKNTVKKFGMENASKKRTPSLTRVKLSKDEKGIDVDQGLYISMIGSLMYLTTSRPENKSH; encoded by the coding sequence ATGGAGAAGGATGGAAAACTTATGATtgctcaaatatatgttgatgacattgtgTTTGGAGGGAGGTCATACCAGATGGTGGAACATTTTGTCAAACAAGCGCAATCAAAAATTGAGATGAGTCTTGTTGGTGAATTGAACTATTTTCTTGGACTTCAAGTGAAACAGATGGATGACTATATCTTCATCTCTCAAAGTAAGTGTGTCAAGAATACAGTAAAGAAGTTTGGTATGGAAAATGCAAGTAAAAAGAGGACACCTAGTCTTACTCGTGTGAAATTATCAAAGGATGAAAAAGGTATTGATGTTGATCAAGGCTTATACATAAGTATGATTGGTAGTTTGATGTACCTTACAACTAGCAGACCCGAAAACAAGTCACATTAA